From Hemibagrus wyckioides isolate EC202008001 linkage group LG11, SWU_Hwy_1.0, whole genome shotgun sequence:
ACGCGAGCGATCCCGGCGAAAGCAACAAGCCCTCGCTTCAGGACTATGCCATCACTGCCTCTGCTGTGAAACTGGCCTCTCTCGGTCTCATTGCAGGGGTCAGTTTGTTGGGAAACATGCTAATTTCACTGTTGGTGATGAAGGATCGTTCTGTTCACAAAGCACCATATTATTTTCTGGTCGATCTGTGTTTGGGTGACATAGCACGCTCGGCATCGTGCTTCCCATTCATGATGGCGTCTGTGGCACGTGGCTCGACGTGGGCTTACGGAGGAATGAGCTGCAAAGCTGTGGCTTTTctatctgctctgttctgcttccATGCCGCCTTCATGTTGTTCGGTGTGAGTGTCACACGCTATATGGCCATCGCACACCACCGCTTCTATGCCAAGCGTGTGACACCGTGGACATGCGCTGCCGTCATTGGTGTTTCGTGGATTTTGGCAGCAGCCATGGCCCTGCCACCTGTGTTTGACATGAACATGTACAGATTCATGCATGAGGAGGAACAGTGCATGTTTGAGCAGCGCTACGCGAGGGCCAACGACACACTAGGATTCACTCTGATGTTGGCTGTAGTAGTGGGAGCCACACATGCAGTGTATGTCAAGATGCTCTGCTTCGTCTATGACCACCGCAAGATGAAGCCAGCCCAGTTAATCCCAGCTGTCAGCCACAACTGGACTTTTCATGGGCCTGGAGCCACAGGTCAAGCAGCTGCTAACTGGATCGCTGGATTTGGACGTGGCCCGACACCTCCCACTCTAGTGGGCATCAGGCAGGTAGCACACAGTGCCAACAGAAGGCTGCTTGTCCTGGATGAGTTCAAGATGGAAAAGCGTATTGGGAAAATGTACTACATGATAACGCTGGCTTTCCTGCTGCTCTGGGCACCGTATATTGTGTTGTGCTATGCGCAAGTGTTGGTGAAGGATAGTGGCATGCCACGGGCATACGTGAGTGCTGCAGTGTGGCTCACTTTCGCTCAGGCAGCAGCCAATCCGCTTATTTGCTTTGTTTTCAACAAGGAGCTCAGGACACGATGCCGAGCCTGCTTCCCTTGCTGCTTGACTACTCCTACACAAACGCCCATGGAGCCATATTGTGTGATCTAAAGAAAGTGTCTGGTCTACACTTATATTTTCCTTCTATTGAAAGATACTTCATAAGACCAAAACTGAGCTGTAATGAACTGATCTGACAAAAAACAGATTTTCTGACATTATAAATGACAGAATTCGATTAAACATGGAGTAAATCATTACAGCATGGGCCattataggaaattaatcaacaaacAGGTGGTGTGATGCATTACCACCCCTTGCTTACATCATGTTTTCctgttattttcctataacagcatatgtcagtgttttattcttcatatAACACAGCAATTTGTGAACTGTTTATAGTTACGTTTAATGTTGCGTAACTTTTGTGAGACGAGTTATTTCCTGTGTCTTGTGTCACTTACGTTCAAAGGATCTATGAATACATGGAGGTAGAAGAGTTTAAAAATGAATACGTTTATGAAATCTGATTCTCAAATGAATAAGCTAATTCACATTCACAGAAGAAGGTTTTCGAACAGCAGCGTTTATAACCTAATTCATATTCATGAAACGTGATCTGTAAATGCAGAAAGAATTTAAATTCATAATGCATGATTGataaaattcataaacacacaacCGGGTTTGGACATTTCtgaatgtttttacatttatgaattCATTTTTGGATCTGCATTTCCAAATAgtcatatgtgtgtatatatcactTTGGATTTTCGTTTCATTATATGGAGACTAGGCCCCAATTCacaaatttgtgtttttgttctctttatCCAATCAGATGTGAGATTTCAATCCAGCCAACTATAATATGCCTTTCTCAATGCTATGTCCAGAAAAGATTGTGTTTCAAGATGGCTGATAAGCAGACATAAGGAACACAGAATCTCTCATTGTTCTTTATAATTCTAAACACATTATGAAGGTAGTAGTGTTTAATGACAAAGTGTGGAATTTGCAAACGCTGTCCTGTAATTGAGAAACACTTTGCATCAGACATGCAAATTATGCTTCTTGTGTCAAAGCATTGAGCACAGCTTATTACGAGGAGTTGGCTTGGAATCTCACGTCTAATTGGTTGAAGATTGCAAATGCAGATTCAGTAATTaattcataaatgtaaaaacattcaGAAATTTATGCACACTTGTATATTTATGAATTGTGTGTTTTGCACTTGTGAATCATATATTGGgaatttaaatttattcatgCAATTGTAAACCTTATTTTGTGAATGAATGTGGGGATtgcaaatatatgtgtgtatatatgtttatatatatcttTGTGAATGTGAATTAGCTGACACATTTGTGAATCTAAGTTcataaatgtattaatgtattcTATCTCCATATTCCCTCACCATCTTCCAAAAGACCAGAATGTGTCCAATTTCCCGAAATCTTCCCCACAGCTTGTTACAAAGCAGGGATGCCTAAGACATAAACGTAAAATCAAAAAAACATCTACTTACAGAAAGCCTCTTTGTTAAATGACGACACATTTTTAATCCGTTTATTATTAGGCTTAAATAACGAGGATCGtctgccatacaagtccctgtgaacgagctgttgctatagaaacaaaagCATATTAGattgagtgcattaatataaacctgtcttTTGAATTACGGTGAGTAtttttgtcagagctgcttttagagaaaattaatcatcaccttctgaccaatcagactcaaGAATTCAGCAGAAGAATTCAGTACAACTTGAAATAAAAAGGGTGAAAAGGGTAAAAGTACTACACTGAAGGCAAAAAGAACAATGttattacatttctatttaaGGATTTTCTGTATCTCTAATTAATCATTGCGATGGTTTTGATTGAGCAGTGGTGGGACGGATAAACAGCTGTCTGTTATAGCAACCTTTTTGCAGTTTGGTGTAGCTGTGAGGTAGTAGACCACCTTACATTTACAAGACACCATCTTTATACCTATTCATTACTGTAGTTTTAGTGCTGCTTACTCAATCATCTAGTCACTGTGCTCATAAACCCAACCATTTATCTAATAGCTAATTTATactgttaatttattaattgcATCCCAGATCGCATACTTGTGCACTACTCTGTGccattttgtagtataaatagtgttcacactgaaaattccaaCAAGAAAAAGTGCACTTTAAGGACCTGGTTGATGCACCTATTCATGACTCATTTTACTGGTGCCCCAGTAATGATCTGACGTgccacattaaaataaaaccttttaatCGAGTTTTAATAAGTTCCAAAATGCGTCAAAGCAACACTAACTTCACCTACACTACCTCTTGAAAACAAGCTCTGAGACACGCTCATTGTAGTCCAGTTACCACAGCGACCTCGCACGTAAAAACTGTGCATGTCATAACTGGAGCACTCTGTTCGCACCCAGCTGCCTCCAGTCAGTGCATCGGTGTGAGGTACAGTAATAGGCTACGTCTGAAACTGACGaaagttttaaaataataagactAACTATTTCAAGCAGAGGTAGAAAAACAGAGAGCCAGGTTTGAGAGAGTGAGGTAAGACACCGGGTTACTAATTAAAGGTAATAACACAAGCTATGAAGCTACTATAATTTCTGTTGCTG
This genomic window contains:
- the gpr27 gene encoding probable G-protein coupled receptor 27; the protein is MANASDPGESNKPSLQDYAITASAVKLASLGLIAGVSLLGNMLISLLVMKDRSVHKAPYYFLVDLCLGDIARSASCFPFMMASVARGSTWAYGGMSCKAVAFLSALFCFHAAFMLFGVSVTRYMAIAHHRFYAKRVTPWTCAAVIGVSWILAAAMALPPVFDMNMYRFMHEEEQCMFEQRYARANDTLGFTLMLAVVVGATHAVYVKMLCFVYDHRKMKPAQLIPAVSHNWTFHGPGATGQAAANWIAGFGRGPTPPTLVGIRQVAHSANRRLLVLDEFKMEKRIGKMYYMITLAFLLLWAPYIVLCYAQVLVKDSGMPRAYVSAAVWLTFAQAAANPLICFVFNKELRTRCRACFPCCLTTPTQTPMEPYCVI